The proteins below are encoded in one region of Borrelia duttonii Ly:
- a CDS encoding P-loop NTPase → MIIIPIASGKGGVGKSLFSTNIAICLANEGKKVLLVDLDLGGSNLHSMLNIMPKKSIGTFLKTQIHFQDIILESGIKNLNFIAGDSDIPELANIAIFQKKKIIKNLKNQNYDYLIIDLGAGTTFNTIDFFLMSNRGVIVTIPTVTATMNAYLFLKNAIFRLISKIFTKETKAYKIVSNIRKDSTDLQKIYIPNLLLKIEEHDPENYAKFMQIFAQFSPFIIFNMLNKPEDIIKTEKILKSAKNYLNINLQSIGSIYKDELVDQALNHKIPITIYKPTSLISKSIKKIAKRLIELEDVINDVELLNEDDLNESYYFVIKEAQDEYLEKYAYLESLLMNKTIDNNAIIDIIKSQQKEIATLRKQNIMFKKKLFTKLKKD, encoded by the coding sequence TTGATTATCATTCCTATAGCTAGTGGAAAAGGAGGAGTTGGTAAATCTCTTTTTTCAACAAATATTGCAATTTGTCTTGCAAATGAAGGGAAAAAAGTATTACTTGTAGACCTTGACCTGGGTGGTTCCAATTTACACTCTATGCTTAATATTATGCCAAAAAAAAGCATCGGAACATTTCTCAAAACACAAATTCACTTTCAAGACATCATCCTTGAATCAGGAATAAAAAATTTAAATTTTATAGCAGGAGACTCAGATATACCAGAACTTGCAAATATAGCTATCTTTCAAAAGAAAAAAATAATAAAAAATTTAAAAAATCAAAATTACGACTATCTAATAATTGATCTTGGAGCTGGGACAACATTTAATACAATAGATTTTTTTTTAATGTCAAACAGAGGAGTCATAGTAACAATTCCAACAGTAACAGCAACAATGAATGCCTATTTATTCTTAAAAAACGCAATCTTTAGACTAATATCAAAAATATTTACAAAAGAAACAAAAGCATACAAAATAGTATCCAATATAAGAAAAGATTCTACAGATTTACAAAAAATATACATACCAAATCTTCTACTTAAAATAGAGGAACATGATCCTGAAAATTATGCAAAATTTATGCAAATATTCGCACAATTTAGTCCCTTCATTATATTTAACATGTTAAACAAACCTGAAGATATTATTAAAACTGAAAAAATACTAAAGTCGGCTAAAAATTATTTAAATATCAATTTACAAAGTATAGGCTCAATTTATAAAGATGAACTTGTTGATCAAGCATTAAATCACAAAATACCAATAACTATTTATAAGCCAACAAGTTTAATTTCAAAAAGCATAAAAAAAATAGCTAAAAGATTAATTGAACTTGAAGATGTAATAAACGATGTAGAGCTTTTAAATGAAGATGACTTAAATGAAAGCTACTATTTTGTAATAAAAGAAGCACAAGACGAATATTTAGAAAAGTACGCATATCTTGAATCATTATTGATGAATAAAACAATAGACAACAATGCAATAATTGATATAATCAAATCTCAACAAAAAGAAATTGCAACACTTAGAAAACAAAATATAATGTTTAAAAAAAAATTATTTACAAAATTAAAAAAAGACTAA
- the lgt gene encoding prolipoprotein diacylglyceryl transferase — MPNYINYPSWLHPEIIKGIPITWYSLSYIIIIIISYKFIWYQIRTDKLDIDKNDYEQLMFSIVMGAIIGGRLASTLIYDKSGIYYTHPWMIFLPFDQNWNFTGFRGMAIHGGFFGVIIAPLIMINTKLKNTNVKKYFKKITDYGAIAFSSGYILGRLANFANAELYGRPMKGGVIFPNAEPFKISQNGVKEFAESVGLEILPHDLFINLPRIPSQLIEGLFEGPVIFLLLWFIFRKIKKYDGFIFGVYIILYGIFRFLIEYLREPDKEIGFIITYRKPESILDFSFLNISMGQIFSSILILAGIIWLIWTKKQAQKN; from the coding sequence ATGCCAAATTATATAAATTATCCTAGCTGGTTGCATCCCGAAATCATTAAAGGAATTCCAATTACATGGTATAGCCTATCTTATATCATCATTATAATAATTTCTTATAAATTTATCTGGTATCAAATCAGGACTGACAAACTTGACATAGACAAAAATGATTATGAGCAATTAATGTTCTCCATCGTCATGGGCGCAATCATTGGAGGAAGATTAGCATCTACTTTAATTTATGATAAAAGTGGTATTTATTATACACACCCATGGATGATTTTTTTACCATTTGACCAAAACTGGAATTTTACAGGCTTTAGAGGAATGGCAATACACGGAGGATTTTTTGGAGTCATTATTGCACCGTTAATAATGATAAACACAAAACTTAAAAACACGAATGTAAAAAAATATTTTAAAAAAATAACAGATTATGGTGCAATAGCTTTCTCTTCAGGATATATACTTGGAAGACTTGCTAATTTTGCAAATGCAGAACTTTATGGAAGACCAATGAAAGGTGGTGTAATCTTTCCAAATGCAGAACCTTTTAAAATAAGCCAAAATGGAGTCAAAGAATTCGCAGAATCGGTTGGCCTTGAAATATTACCTCATGATTTATTTATTAATTTACCAAGAATCCCATCCCAACTCATAGAAGGATTGTTCGAAGGACCTGTAATCTTTTTATTATTATGGTTCATATTTAGAAAAATAAAAAAATATGATGGCTTTATCTTTGGTGTATACATAATACTTTATGGAATATTTAGATTTTTAATTGAATACCTAAGAGAGCCTGATAAAGAAATAGGATTTATTATAACTTACAGAAAACCTGAGAGCATATTGGACTTTTCATTTTTAAATATATCAATGGGCCAAATATTTTCGTCAATTTTAATATTAGCAGGAATAATCTGGCTTATATGGACTAAAAAACAAGCTCAAAAAAACTAA
- a CDS encoding EAL domain-containing protein: protein MRNKNPNAIVISEKAVSDKDVIKIKSIFTISQIIESRKNVSSSYIKQSNIKFAVIYNHKRPIDFSINIANDLKSINNVHSIIINNEYIDESIYRPNYIEILQSIQELSEKNKLIQQKKFYYDNKNANLDFFLNLSELIQEIVIITNTENDIIYINEKGSKELELPIKIKGKTNKISDIDIIDFEKETKIDLSYNIDDIPEFKNILITDCLLKVKNNKKLTVDLFISTIAQNNIDKLITIKDVSDLKSKHNIPHFEVIDQETDLYNIKELEKLLINQIDYSSKKTYLFDLDLHINTEYEYKGNRDHIDVKILKKITSRIMSFYSEYIFKLKDNNLIVIISTSGGEQRVISIAEEIKKTISRELKKEGLIILKFNIGIIEVNLKEDIETKISKLKIATKISDEYKDSMPILYKDELPETIIIKNQNKIFEYIIKAIKNDFFSLYYQKITPLKKDLTPKIEILTRLFDYTGTPIPNNHVFGLIDKYNLTVEVDKLVVTKALREYTNFVTKNGVHIFSINISPYSLKSKNFRIFLKETLLQSHVPLQNICLEITETGIVENFELINTYFNELKTFGIKLALDDFGSGYTSLSYIKILPIDIIKIDGSFIQVINSSQIDLVIIKSIKEIADTKQIKIIAEFVSNEEIFKKISEIGIDYGQGFLWHKPEPI from the coding sequence ATGAGGAATAAAAATCCAAATGCAATCGTAATATCTGAAAAAGCTGTTAGTGATAAAGATGTTATAAAAATAAAATCTATTTTTACAATATCTCAAATAATAGAATCTAGAAAAAATGTCTCAAGTTCATATATCAAACAAAGCAATATTAAATTTGCCGTTATTTATAATCATAAAAGACCAATAGATTTTTCAATAAATATAGCAAATGACTTAAAAAGTATTAATAACGTTCATTCAATTATCATAAACAATGAATATATAGATGAATCGATTTATAGACCAAATTACATAGAAATATTACAAAGCATACAAGAACTGAGCGAAAAAAATAAACTAATACAACAGAAAAAATTTTATTATGATAATAAAAATGCCAATCTTGATTTTTTCTTAAACTTATCTGAACTTATTCAAGAAATAGTCATTATCACAAACACTGAAAATGACATCATTTATATCAATGAAAAAGGCAGTAAAGAACTTGAATTACCAATAAAGATTAAAGGTAAAACAAACAAAATAAGTGATATCGATATAATAGATTTTGAAAAAGAAACTAAAATAGATTTAAGTTATAATATAGATGATATTCCTGAATTTAAAAATATACTGATAACTGATTGTCTTTTAAAGGTAAAAAATAACAAAAAATTAACCGTCGATCTATTTATAAGTACAATTGCTCAAAATAACATTGATAAATTAATTACAATAAAAGATGTATCTGATTTAAAATCTAAGCACAATATTCCGCACTTCGAAGTCATCGATCAAGAAACTGACTTATATAATATTAAAGAACTTGAAAAGTTATTGATCAACCAAATTGATTATTCTTCTAAAAAAACATATCTATTTGATTTGGATTTACACATAAATACAGAATATGAATATAAAGGCAATAGGGACCACATAGACGTAAAAATACTTAAAAAAATTACTTCTAGAATAATGTCATTCTATTCAGAATATATATTTAAATTAAAAGACAATAATCTAATAGTTATTATATCCACAAGTGGAGGAGAACAAAGAGTCATTTCAATTGCAGAAGAAATAAAAAAAACTATCTCTAGAGAACTTAAAAAAGAAGGTCTCATAATACTTAAATTTAATATAGGCATAATAGAAGTAAACTTAAAAGAAGATATAGAAACAAAAATTTCAAAATTAAAAATAGCAACAAAAATATCTGATGAATACAAAGATTCCATGCCTATTTTATATAAAGATGAATTACCAGAAACAATAATTATTAAAAATCAAAATAAAATATTTGAATACATAATAAAAGCAATAAAAAATGACTTCTTTAGTCTATACTACCAAAAAATTACCCCTCTCAAAAAAGATTTAACACCTAAAATTGAAATATTAACAAGACTTTTTGATTACACAGGAACACCAATTCCAAACAATCATGTCTTTGGTTTAATAGATAAATATAATTTAACCGTAGAAGTAGATAAATTAGTAGTTACTAAAGCATTAAGAGAATATACAAACTTTGTAACAAAAAATGGTGTTCATATCTTTTCAATCAATATTTCACCATATTCACTTAAATCCAAAAACTTCAGAATCTTTTTAAAAGAAACCCTTCTACAAAGTCATGTCCCACTTCAAAATATATGCCTAGAAATAACAGAAACTGGCATTGTAGAAAATTTCGAATTAATCAACACATATTTCAATGAACTTAAAACTTTTGGAATTAAACTTGCACTTGATGATTTTGGAAGTGGATATACATCTCTTTCATACATCAAAATTTTACCAATAGACATCATCAAAATAGATGGTTCTTTTATTCAAGTAATAAATTCTAGTCAAATAGATCTTGTAATAATAAAATCAATAAAAGAAATTGCTGATACAAAACAAATAAAAATTATCGCTGAATTCGTGTCTAATGAAGAAATTTTTAAAAAGATTAGTGAAATAGGAATAGATTATGGTCAAGGATTTTTATGGCATAAGCCAGAACCAATATAA